From Miscanthus floridulus cultivar M001 chromosome 15, ASM1932011v1, whole genome shotgun sequence, the proteins below share one genomic window:
- the LOC136507023 gene encoding dehydrin Rab16B-like, whose translation MEHQGQHDHATVIAGHGEAGAGGQAFQPAAAEEHRSRGILHRSGSSSSSSSSEDDGMGGRRKKGLKEKINEKLPGGHKDNQQNQAAAATGGAGAYGQQGHAGVTGGAGAHGTDGTAGHGEEKKGLMDKIKEKLPGHH comes from the exons ATGGAGCACCAGGGGCAGCACGACCACGCCACTGTCATTGCAGGCCATGGTGAGGCCGGTGCAGGCGGGCAGGCGTTCCAGCCCGCCGCTGCTGAGGAGCACAGGAGCCGCGGTATCCTTCATCGCTCCGgaagctccagctccagctcg TCATCCGAGGACGACGGCATGGGCGGTCGGAGGAAGAAGGGGCTAAAGGAGAAGATCAATGAGAAGCTCCCCGGCGGCCACAAGGACAACCAGCAGAACCAGGCggcggcagcgacgggtggagctGGAGCCTACGGGCAGCAGGGGCACGCTGGCGTGACCGGCGGAGCAGGGGCTCATGGAACCGATggcaccgccggccatggcgaagaGAAGAAGGGTCTCATGGACAAGATCAAGGAGAAGCTTCCTGGCCACCACTGA
- the LOC136507024 gene encoding aspartyl protease family protein At5g10770-like, whose protein sequence is MDACSESRQRKDGAFHFPVFHRKHQCVDEDPSTIHAASVSDAGTVIGNDKIHQGKYFMAIRLGTPAVFNLVTIDTGSTLSWVNCKRCRIRCHEQAAEAGPELDPHRSATYHHVGCSDEDCHDIQADNGVPYGCVDETDTCLYGLRYGSQYSAGKLGRDRLALGDNYTIVDDFVFGCSEDDRFYGREAGVIGLGDKRYSFFNQMARLTTYNAFAYCFPGDHRAEGFLIVGPYPQKLELVTTLIRGYGRRQHVYSVLLLGIAVDGKPLEVDGRQILVVDSGTDDTFVSSSVFYALAEAIASAMQDKAYYREYGRKVCFRPAGGEPVNWRSLPTVQMQLLRATLELPPENVFHQQSTDRICLAFQSNDAAGVPDVQILGNKALRSFRVVYDLQKMTFGFQARAC, encoded by the coding sequence ATGGATGCATGCTCAGAGTCTCGGCAGAGGAAAGATGGCGCCTTCCACTTCCCTGTGTTCCACAGGAAGCACCAGTGTGTTGACGAAGACCCATCGACGATCCACGCAGCAAGCGTATCAGACGCAGGCACCGTGATTGGGAACGACAAGATCCATCAAGGCAAGTACTTCATGGCCATCAGGCTGGGCACCCCTGCCGTCTTCAACCTCGTCACCATCGACACCGGCTCCACCCTCTCCTGGGTCAACTGCAAGAGGTGTCGGATACGGTGCCACGAGCAGGCGGCCGAAGCTGGCCCCGAGCTGGACCCTCACCGCTCCGCCACGTACCATCACGTCGGCTGCTCCGACGAGGACTGCCACGACATCCAGGCCGACAACGGCGTCCCCTACGGCTGCGTCGACGAGACGGACACCTGCCTCTACGGCCTGCGCTACGGGTCGCAGTACTCGGCGGGGAAGCTCGGGAGGGACAGGCTCGCCCTGGGCGACAACTACACCATCGTCGACGACTTCGTCTTCGGGTGCAGCGAGGACGACAGGTTCTACGGCCGCGAGGCGGGCGTCATCGGCCTCGGCGACAAGCGTTACTCCTTCTTCAACCAGATGGCACGGCTGACGACCTACAACGCCTTCGCCTACTGCTTTCCCGGCGACCACCGCGCCGAGGGGTTTCTCATCGTCGGGCCGTACCCGCAGAAGCTGGAGCTCGTCACGACATTGATCAGGGGGTACGGGCGTAGGCAGCACGTCTACTCGGTTCTGCTGCTGGGCATCGCCGTCGACGGGAAGCCTCTGGAGGTCGACGGGCGCCAGATCCTGGTGGTCGACTCTGGGACCGATGACACCTTCGTCTCGTCCTCAGTTTTTTATGCTCTCGCCGAGGCGATAGCGTCGGCGATGCAAGATAAGGCGTATTACCGTGAGTACGGTCGGAAGGTCTGCTTCAGGCCTGCCGGCGGCGAGCCGGTGAACTGGAGGAGCTTGCCGACGGTGCAGATGCAGCTCCTAAGGGCTACGCTGGAACTGCCGCCGGAGAATGTGTTCCATCAGCAGTCAACTGATCGCATATGTTTGGCGTTCCAGTCGAATGACGCTGCTGGCGTGCCGGATGTTCAGATTCTAGGGAACAAAGCCCTGAGATCTTTCAGGGTTGTCTATGATCTGCAGAAGATGACCTTTGGCTTCCAAGCCCGGGCGTGTTGA
- the LOC136507025 gene encoding uncharacterized protein — protein MVLGASASSPALPGGGGGDASGLVIARPGAEADTPEARALGKRTVSPVGSTAAVEQVAAGAMQLPPQRTDGAPGSVEDRPVPADTEYLIFSQKHPTEVPTLAPLKALKVRPSSTAHWVVEAQATIQHGAASAGADPKEPVAQGGAAKATPTQMGEGAPPSREAEACELDGAKAPSVTEATEVKAPRASKAEATEAGAPRTAEAIAAGAGAPGTTEANVIVAKPLAQEVEMKAAEASVAPLVLGLPLLRGSIREAEVHPISSDDTSQAQEVVNAEVAGFVEQPAPTPGKGGSGLVRV, from the exons ATGGTGCtcggggcgtcggcaagcagcccggcgctcccaggaggaggaggaggagacgcctCGGGGCTGGTGATCGCCCGCCCCGgggccgaggctgacacgcccgaggcgcgggcgttgggaaAGCGCACCGTTAGCCCGGTGGGCTCAACGGCAGCGGTAGAGCAGGTGGCGGCAGGGGCGatgcaactgcccccgcagaggactgatggggcgccggggtccgtcgAGGACCGGCCGGTGCCGGCAGATACAGAG TATCTCATCTTCAGCCAGAAGCATCCTACGGAGGTGCCCACCTTGGCaccacttaaggcgctcaaggtgaggcccagctccaccgcccactgggtggtggaggcgcaagccaccaTACAACATGGCGCAGCGTCGGCGGGGgctgacccaaaggagccggtcgcccaaggaggggctgccaagGCAACCCCGACACAgatgggggagggagcgcctccgtCCCGTGAGGCCGAGGCTTGTGAGTTAGATGGGGCCAAGGCGCCCTCAGTTACCGAGGCCACCGAAGTCAAGGCCCCCCGGGCCTCCAaggccgaggcgacggaggccggggcgcccagGACTGCTGAGGCCATAGCAGCGggggccggagcccccgggaccaccgaggccaacgTGATTGTGGCAAAGCCgttggcccaggaagtggagatgaaggcggcagaggcctcggtggcgcccctGGTCCTAGGCCTGCCGCTGTTGCGGGGGAGCatccgggaggcggaggtccatccgatctcctccgacgatacttcccaggcGCAGGAGGTGGTCAACGCCGAGGTGGCTGGCTtcgtggaacagccggctccGACCCCGGGCAAGGGAGGCTCAGGCCTCGTGCGGGTAtga